Proteins encoded together in one Ignavibacteria bacterium window:
- a CDS encoding nitrilase-related carbon-nitrogen hydrolase produces MKVGYLQFKPEFAKPKKNIEKVGDLISSEDFDLLVLPELANSGYLFGEKGELKHVSENPDTGKFCSMLKRISKEKDAYIVSGFCESIKEDNKEIYFNSSILVYPNGEFRVYRKTHLFYDEKSFFEPGNTGFWVYEIFNENFGFVKIGMMICFDWIYPEAARSLALRGADIICHPSNLVMQYCQTAMFTRALENHVYTITANRVGEDINGEKSLNFTGESVILNPKGEYLARGSKEKEEITFIKINPELARDKHINEKNDIFAERRDHFYKVRDKRN; encoded by the coding sequence ATGAAAGTAGGATACTTACAATTTAAGCCTGAGTTTGCAAAACCAAAGAAGAATATTGAAAAGGTAGGCGACCTTATTTCAAGCGAAGATTTTGACCTGCTTGTTCTTCCAGAGCTTGCAAATTCGGGATATTTATTCGGCGAAAAGGGAGAGCTTAAACATGTTTCAGAAAACCCAGACACGGGAAAATTCTGCAGCATGCTTAAGAGAATAAGCAAAGAAAAGGATGCATACATAGTTTCGGGTTTTTGCGAATCCATAAAGGAAGACAACAAAGAAATTTATTTTAACTCCTCCATACTTGTCTATCCAAACGGCGAGTTCAGAGTTTACAGAAAGACACACCTCTTTTATGACGAGAAAAGCTTCTTTGAGCCGGGCAACACAGGTTTCTGGGTGTATGAGATCTTTAATGAAAATTTTGGTTTTGTTAAAATCGGAATGATGATTTGTTTCGACTGGATATATCCTGAGGCAGCGAGGTCGCTTGCACTACGAGGAGCGGACATTATCTGTCATCCGTCAAACCTCGTAATGCAATACTGTCAGACGGCAATGTTTACGCGGGCCCTCGAGAATCATGTTTACACAATAACAGCAAACAGAGTTGGCGAAGATATTAACGGAGAAAAAAGTCTTAACTTTACGGGTGAGAGCGTGATACTTAACCCCAAAGGAGAATATCTCGCAAGAGGCTCAAAAGAGAAAGAAGAAATAACATTTATAAAAATAAATCCCGAACTTGCACGGGATAAACACATTAATGAAAAGAACGATATATTTGCTGAAAGGCGAGACCATTTTTACAAAGTGAGAGATAAGAGAAACTAA
- a CDS encoding DUF4159 domain-containing protein, producing MKPVYLIIVFVSILLSLPNSGYSQNTKFKIARLKYSGGGDWYNDPSAEVNMMTFLKSNTAIDVDEPKFYSVDVASEDIFKYPFILLTGHGNISFSDNEVKRLRKYVENGGFIYADDDYGMDEAFRREIKKVFPNDEMKELPFNHPVYNSHFKFSNGLPKIHEHDSKPPQGFGYWINGRLCVYYTYETNLSDGWADPREHDDPKEKREEALQMGTNIIVYVLSN from the coding sequence ATGAAACCCGTTTATTTAATAATTGTATTTGTTTCCATTCTTCTTTCGCTGCCAAATAGCGGTTACTCCCAAAATACAAAGTTTAAGATTGCACGGTTAAAGTATTCAGGCGGAGGCGACTGGTATAATGACCCCTCGGCTGAGGTTAATATGATGACCTTCCTTAAAAGCAATACAGCTATCGATGTTGATGAACCAAAGTTTTATTCTGTTGATGTTGCTTCCGAAGACATTTTTAAGTATCCATTTATATTGCTTACCGGACACGGCAATATCTCTTTTTCAGACAACGAAGTAAAACGACTGAGAAAATACGTTGAGAACGGCGGGTTCATTTATGCCGATGATGACTACGGTATGGACGAGGCATTTAGGAGAGAGATTAAAAAGGTTTTTCCAAATGACGAAATGAAAGAACTTCCTTTCAATCATCCTGTTTATAATTCACATTTTAAGTTTTCAAATGGTCTTCCTAAAATTCATGAGCATGATTCAAAACCTCCACAGGGATTTGGATACTGGATTAACGGGCGGCTCTGTGTTTATTACACATACGAGACAAACCTATCCGACGGCTGGGCTGACCCAAGAGAACATGATGACCCAAAAGAAAAACGAGAGGAGGCTCTTCAAATGGGAACCAACATCATTGTTTATGTTCTGAGTAATTAG
- a CDS encoding 1-(5-phosphoribosyl)-5-[(5-phosphoribosylamino)methylideneamino] imidazole-4-carboxamide isomerase, translated as MLVIPVIDIQNGKCIRSVQGHFESSNFYSDNPVKVARLFRKENFKCIHITDLNGAIEGEMQNFPIIKEICKTLDVPIQLGGGIRDFDTAQRIIEELGVYRIVIGTAAITNPGLIEKIISVYSPSKLVIGIDEKLNNVVTNGWVNYANITPLGFAKMMDGLGVKRIIYQDVTRVGNCSGPFIDRLLEIAENTNGLKITSAGGVGGYTHLKMLTDLKNPKIDSVMLSKSLYENKFPCQAIWRDSERLDTSLELPKVKK; from the coding sequence ATGCTTGTTATTCCTGTTATTGATATTCAAAATGGAAAGTGCATTCGCTCTGTTCAGGGACATTTTGAGTCTTCAAATTTTTATTCGGATAATCCGGTAAAGGTTGCGCGACTTTTCAGAAAAGAAAATTTTAAGTGTATTCATATTACAGACCTTAACGGCGCGATTGAGGGCGAGATGCAGAACTTCCCGATTATTAAAGAAATCTGTAAAACGCTTGATGTTCCTATCCAGCTGGGCGGAGGAATACGCGACTTTGATACGGCGCAAAGAATTATTGAAGAACTTGGAGTTTACCGCATCGTAATCGGCACTGCTGCAATTACAAATCCCGGGCTTATTGAAAAGATTATTTCTGTTTATTCACCTTCGAAACTTGTAATTGGAATTGATGAAAAGCTTAACAACGTGGTTACGAACGGATGGGTTAACTATGCTAATATTACTCCGCTTGGATTTGCTAAGATGATGGACGGTCTTGGAGTGAAAAGAATAATTTATCAGGATGTAACACGCGTGGGTAATTGCTCGGGACCATTTATTGACAGGCTTTTAGAAATTGCAGAAAATACAAACGGTTTAAAGATTACTTCCGCTGGAGGAGTCGGCGGGTATACACACCTTAAAATGCTTACGGACTTAAAGAACCCGAAGATTGATTCTGTTATGCTTTCGAAATCTCTTTACGAAAACAAGTTTCCCTGTCAGGCCATCTGGCGAGATTCAGAGCGACTTGATACATCTCTTGAACTGCCAAAAGTTAAAAAATGA